The nucleotide window CTTTGTAGAATATGTCAATGGCAAACATTTCAACTTTGATATGAACCTACCTTACAAGTCCACATTGAGTGATGTCATTTTCTGCATGAGACTCTGGGACCAGCTTCTACTCTGCATCTGAAGTTTTCAAAGTTACTACCTAACCCTAAACAGACTGATCCAGTGCAAGAATAAAACAGGCAAACCATTTACTACTCTAATGGGTTGTTCCTTCATAAAGTGCACAATTCAGGGAAGGACTGTGTTTCAAACCAGTGAACAAAACATTTGTGAAGCTCGTAAAAGGAAATGCATATTTCGCAAAGAATTGCTCTGGAAATTTAACGTATACAGAAAAAGGTCTACCAGCCTGTGTTTGTTAATCACAAGGAAAATGAGACTAGTATGGTCAAAATTAGGAGGTTCAAGTTCTATTTTTAAAAGCCCCTGCAAAGGAGTTTGAGGCCTGTTAATTCTGTCATTTTCTCTTGAAGACATTTGTGCAATGAAAATGCCAGAGATTCCACAGTGTTGcttttttcttccttttactCATTTACCACTGTATGGACAAAATGTGGGTTCAAACTCACCTCACAACTAAACTAGTGTGTAAGCTATGCAAAAATATGTATAAACTGACCAGCAAAGATTAATCAATGTAACCTTACTGAAATTAAAATAAGGGGATAATTCTAACTTCTTGCCCTGACACGTGGCATTAAAGTGCACATGCCATAGATTTGAGTTTATACAGCCAGATGGTTTACAATTGTATTGAATAAAGTTCAGTCTTATATTATAATGAAGCCTACATCTCTGTGCCTGAAACAGAGGTCTAAATTATAAACATGGCAGATCCCTTTCTAAATTccacagaataaaaatatataaatctatacCTATACTATTTGACTAGCACAATAAATAAGTTACACTTTTAGGGTTATTTACGAATTCAAAGTCAATTGGTTATTtctattctgttttcagtttgtctattttagcCTTAAGCGGTCACTCGGCTGTGCTACCTattcccctccaaaaaaaaataaaaaatcatcactgttttagtagataaacccacaatgaaaacatgcatgtatttaaagggacaatatagtcaagaataactgcagcttaatttagttgttctgagaAAAGGCCATATTTAAAtgactgcctagtaacacctctattggctgtcactcagatggccaccagaggtgcttcctgggtcaccgcactggtgttcagcatctccactctctgcatggagacactgaatgctcccTGTAGAGATGCTctaattcagtgcatctctataagggGATGCTGAGAGGCACAGCATTTCCTTATAGATGCGCAAGAgcctttctatgggaaagcattggattggctaagatcatcaaaactgatgacctcagccatggaggcgagaGACAGCCAGCTGAGGAAAGCCTGGTGCAGCCCTGTAAAAACAAGGTTATTAAAGACACATTTTTAAAAGGAAAGAAGGGGCTAGACATCTTAATGAGAAATATTTACAAGACAGGTGCAattcctgcctcttgagtttagctccaatgagctaaacaaccaggaagtaaaagggcTGATTGACAGCCCAGGGGGTTTAACAAGGctaattttataaaagtgcaaatttcgattgatatctgcattttttgtaatatgaaaagtgaggacactcttcacatataaagcacttcagcaaactaaagtgctttaggcgTCCAGAGTgtcatttaaaatttggaattcactttcaattttgggcaattatcactttagtaaataaccctgtttgcaATTCATCTGAAACAGGTTCCAACTTTAACCTGCAGAATTATGTGTGTAATCCAAGAGAATAAGTCTTTGGTATCCCTGTGCCTATTTTAGCATTTTTACACAATTCAAATTTTAAGAAGGTGCATTTGGGATGCAAGTTTCACAAATATGTCCCCAAATAACTGATGCATGCAGTGCATATGttttacaaacatgttttcctttaCATGTACTTTTACGAGGATTTGTAACCATTTCAATTTATTTCCTATTTGTTTGTATCACGGGACTGTATTTCTGCTTCTAAGCACAAGAGGCATGGTAGATGTTCTTCTGCACACCAGTGTATTTTATGtagatcattatatatatatatatatatatatatatatatatatatatatatatatatatatatatatatatatatacacacacacacacacacacacacacacacacacattcttgaaGAGTtcacatataaaaacacaaactAGATATAGGAgtgtaaaattaaagggacagtctaggcACATAGGATGTAAAATGCATTCATTCTTTTCAAGCCAGATACACGATTTTGagagagtaaaaaataaaaagggtgcAATAATCATTTATCTTTGATACTTACCATGTCTCTCAAAGCATAAAACTAGGAGGcaagaaataaatgttttttttctccacCCTATAAACCCCTGGTGGCGGAGTTGATGGGAAACATAAAAGGCCATAAGTGTATCAAGAGTAGTTGTACAAGAAAGTGTACTATAGCGCTGACAAAGATGTGCTGGCCATTTctcattaattaaaaataaaatagatgcaACTTGTTACTTGCATTCATTCACATGTGTTCTCTAGTCACATAATGACAAATGAATGGAAAACCTGACATTACTGTTATATGCCTCCTATGAACCCATGTAGCAAAATAGATCATGAGAATAGGATAGCTTTGTCACAGAAAGCTATGGaaggaacaggattggctgagattggttATTTTCTGGCAAACACGGATGTCAACACATGTAGGGTAAATGCTGCACATGATACAGCAAAAGatgattaaaaaaatatgcataaagATGATCTATATATAccatggaatgtccctttaacgttATACAGATGTATGTATAATTTAGCCATGTGTACACAAGTAAATAAAGTGTAATGcacgtgtatgtatatatagatctatatataAGTCTACACAAACTTTGAACTATAGATATAAAATAGACAAGtttacactaacacaaacatgATGTTACTGTATGTTGTTCTGGCTCTGACACGTTAACAAGCTCTAGTTTttcaacaaaacataaaaaaaaaaaaagctttgtatATATAAAGCCTCCCTCCGCATCTTGATCTGCTAATTTTTAGGGTGTGGTAACAAGTTTAAACCCCCACGCTCCCTTCCCTTACAGGGGCACATGTAAAGCTTCATTATAAAGAAATAATGAGCTGCCTCCAATCCTGGGAGGCTTTGTGGTTATAAACAGAGTGTATGAATGCAACTAATCAGACTCCTGGGTTCTCTTAACCATCCCTCACCTAACCTACACCAGATACAGCCACCAGAGGGACACAGTGACAGCACACAGTGCACTAGTGTCACATGTACATAAGGCACTCTCGGGACCCTCTTGCTACCGAGGACTCCAAAAacaacacaggcacacaaactaaaaacaaaaaaaatcaaatagcCACCGTCCCTGTGACACAAACCCTATTCTACCTCCCATCTACCCATCATAAAACACAAAACCATTTGGGCTCTATACAGAGATAGAGACAAGAaaaacacctaaaaaaaaaaaatctgtccggCAGTAAGTTTACTGGAGAATTAATCTATTGACACTTAAAAAGAGGTCCTGATCGGTAACTTTGCTCAGAAGACTAGCTACTCTTTTGGGGACAGATCAGGAACAGTCCCTCAAGGACTACCACCTCTACATTTTACACAATTATATAACAGCAGTGCAGTTAATTGTTGTTGTTGTATTGTATTTAACCCATTCAGTACTTAAGTGGTCTGTAATGCAATGTTTTACAGGCCCCCTCAGCACTGACCAGGCTAACCCAATGACGATTATTCAGTCACaatttaatgtatatttgtggtTTCCCTGTCCCCATCATTTCCTGCAAACCATAACAGAGAGAGGTCAGAGAGGGCACATGACAGTCTGTGAGGGCACCATTGGGCACAGTAACTCCTGGATCAGGCGCTGTCTTTTACTAGCACAATAATCATGTTTTCTTCTAGCTTGCCCACAGTGCGCTGGGCACTCTGCTGGTACAACTGATGGAAGTCACATGGTGGGAATGCGTATAGCATGCCGCTGGAGTCTCTGCCCTTGTTGCTTCCTCCAACAGGCAAACCGATGACACCAGCTGCCTGCTTCTGCTTCAGGTAGGAGACAAGATTCCTGAGCAGACGGCGCTGTAAACCAGGTTCACCAGGCACAGTCCCTTCGTTCTGTGGGGCCTGTGTAGCAACCAGTACAGCATAACCTCCAGTAGTGCCCTGTCTCACACGTCGAGTAACCTCCTCAAGCTTGGGTTGATCTAGCCGGAGCCTTTGAGCAATCTTGAGTTGTGCCAGGCTGCCCCCACTATTTGTAGAACGATCTCTAAGCAGGGCACTTGGTACATCACGGTCACCTTCCAAGAAGTGTAGATAAGTGGGGAAACAGCTGTTCTTCAGTACAAGATGTCCACACCAAACAGGCGGCAGCGTCCGTCCCTTCTCTATCACTGGGGACTGTCTATCTGCAGGAGGCTCTGGGGGTCTAGGATGGTGATTTCTTCGGGGCTGTGGGGGCTCAGGGGTAGGGGGCCTAGGTTTGTCTTGTGGTGGGGGACGGTGATTGTGTTGTGGGGATGGTGGGGTACCAGGATCCCTCTCTGAGGGCTCTCTTCTGGGCCTATCAGGGCTCCGTTCAGCTCTGCTCCTACCCCTTTCCCCAGATAAACTGCGCCTCCGCTTTTTCTCGTCCCTAGTCCTTGAACTGCCACTTCCTCCCCCACGATCTCCACTCCTGCTACGTGCACCCTGCCCAGCACTCCGTCTTTCTGAGTTTACCCAACCAGCTTCCACAAAGGGCCTCTCCCGGTCAGAATAAAGAAGATGTGGAGGGGTTCTATCCCTCACCCTAAGGTCTGGTTCAAGAGCTGCCCGATGTCTGCTGTATGCTTCAGACTGCAGCAGCTCATAGGGAAGAGGCAAAGGGTATGGAGTAGGCTGAATAGGGGCATAACGGGATGCAGCTGCCGCAGCCTCCTCCAAAGTAACTTTTGCAAAGTCCACACGAAGTCTGCGATCCCCAAGTGCAAACCCCCTCATTTGCGTACAAGCAGCCTGAGCAGCATCCAAACTTTCGTACTGTACGTAGGCAAAGCTGTCCCCTTTCACATAGTCCACTGTCCTGATGCTTCCAAATCTGTCAAACTCTCTGGCCAATGCTGCCAGTGAAGTATTGGGCCCCAGCCCTCCCACCCAGAGACGTGTGCTAGGATTGGCTTTCCCATAACCAATCTTCATGGCATTGCGTCCCAGCAGACGTCCGCTCATCGCCAACTTAGCTCTGTGCGCCATGTCTAAATTTTGAAACTTAAGGAAGGCATAGGCTGCCCCTTGATTCCTCGCCGGCCGCTTGATCACCACTTCTTCGATGGGGCCGTATTTGTCAAACGCCCTCCTGAGGTCCACTTCTGAAATGGTGTGGTCAAGGTTCCCGATGAAGAGGTTGCGGGTGGCTCGATGGTCGTCCTCCGGGGCCAGTTGCTCATCGTCCGCTGTGCTGGTGCTGCCCAAGCCATACGTGGCTCCCCGCGCCCTCTCCTCGTACAGCGGGTAGTAGCCATCGCCCGAGGCTGCGGTGGAGGTGAGGGCTGGGGGCAGCAGGAGGTGTCTGGGAGAGGTAGAGCGGGGGTAGGCCGGCAGGGTGGTCAGTGGCAATGGGGTGGGCTCCGGCCGGCGGGCAGGCTGTTGGGTGAAGACCGGTTCCACCCGCAGGGGCCGGTCGTACAGCAGGGGGCGCAGCTTGGCATGCCTGGCCTGTCGGGCGTCCGCCGGGCGGCGGAAGTTGATGTAGGCCACGCGGCCGAGCTCCGGGGTGTGGGACAGCTTGACGCTGATGTCCCCGAAGCGCTGGAAGTGTCTGAAGAGCCAGTCCTCCAGCAGCGGGTCCGGCAGCGCCGAGCCCAGGTTGCTGATCAGCAGCGTCTTGTACTCTAGGCCGGAGCTGTCTGCCGGGGCGGGCAGCAGGAGAGGCCGGGGCGGGGGGTCCCGGGGCCGCCGGGAGGAGGATGAGGAGGTGGAGGAGGACGAGGCCGCGGCCTGGTTGGGCCTCTCCCGCCTGCCCGAGCTCTTGTGGTGGGCGCCGCCTCCGGCTTCTTCCCGCCGCTCTCGGGCCCGTTTGGCGCGGCCGGGGCTGGGCTCCCCGCGCTCGCTCTGCCGCTTCATGTCTGCTCGGTCACCGCGCGCTGGGGGGCGAGGAGGAGGAGCGGGGGGCGCGCTCACTGTGCGGTCGCCA belongs to Pelobates fuscus isolate aPelFus1 chromosome 7, aPelFus1.pri, whole genome shotgun sequence and includes:
- the RBM15B gene encoding putative RNA-binding protein 15B, with the protein product MKRQSERGEPSPGRAKRARERREEAGGGAHHKSSGRRERPNQAAASSSSTSSSSSRRPRDPPPRPLLLPAPADSSGLEYKTLLISNLGSALPDPLLEDWLFRHFQRFGDISVKLSHTPELGRVAYINFRRPADARQARHAKLRPLLYDRPLRVEPVFTQQPARRPEPTPLPLTTLPAYPRSTSPRHLLLPPALTSTAASGDGYYPLYEERARGATYGLGSTSTADDEQLAPEDDHRATRNLFIGNLDHTISEVDLRRAFDKYGPIEEVVIKRPARNQGAAYAFLKFQNLDMAHRAKLAMSGRLLGRNAMKIGYGKANPSTRLWVGGLGPNTSLAALAREFDRFGSIRTVDYVKGDSFAYVQYESLDAAQAACTQMRGFALGDRRLRVDFAKVTLEEAAAAASRYAPIQPTPYPLPLPYELLQSEAYSRHRAALEPDLRVRDRTPPHLLYSDRERPFVEAGWVNSERRSAGQGARSRSGDRGGGSGSSRTRDEKKRRRSLSGERGRSRAERSPDRPRREPSERDPGTPPSPQHNHRPPPQDKPRPPTPEPPQPRRNHHPRPPEPPADRQSPVIEKGRTLPPVWCGHLVLKNSCFPTYLHFLEGDRDVPSALLRDRSTNSGGSLAQLKIAQRLRLDQPKLEEVTRRVRQGTTGGYAVLVATQAPQNEGTVPGEPGLQRRLLRNLVSYLKQKQAAGVIGLPVGGSNKGRDSSGMLYAFPPCDFHQLYQQSAQRTVGKLEENMIIVLVKDSA